A window of Corallococcus macrosporus DSM 14697 contains these coding sequences:
- a CDS encoding multidrug effflux MFS transporter translates to MTTPSTRPAVQGTLGLELLLGTLTAFAPLSIDMYLPALPRIAEDLQSSAPAIQLTLASCFAGLALGQLFTGPLIDRFGRTRPLYAGLVLYVLGSLGCALAPSAAALVAMRFVQALGGSVALVVPRAVVRDLWSGANAARTMSRLMLVMGVAPILAPLLGGLVLQSLGWRAIFVVLAVVGAVALALVLKALPETAPPHEASQTMLSRLGALMKDPDFVGPALAGGFAQAGLFAYIAGSPFVFISLFGVPEEHFGWFFGINAMGLIAVAQLNRKLVTHLPLHRLLRLALSLCVIAAVAVLAVAWTGFMGLWGIAVSLFFFVSAMGLVGPNAAAIALERHAARAGMASAALGALQFTAAAGASWAVSTFNNGTAMPMAGVMAAMALLAWLAAFFGLRARTREQRAGELEGVASGQGAA, encoded by the coding sequence ATGACCACGCCTTCGACCAGACCCGCTGTGCAGGGCACGCTCGGCCTCGAGCTGCTGCTGGGGACGCTGACCGCGTTCGCGCCGCTCTCCATCGACATGTATCTGCCGGCGCTGCCGCGCATCGCGGAGGACCTCCAGTCCAGCGCGCCGGCCATCCAGCTCACGCTCGCGTCGTGCTTCGCGGGGCTGGCGCTGGGGCAGCTCTTCACCGGGCCGCTCATCGACCGCTTCGGCCGGACGCGTCCGCTCTACGCGGGCCTGGTTTTGTATGTGCTGGGTTCGCTGGGCTGCGCGCTGGCGCCGTCGGCCGCCGCGCTGGTGGCCATGCGCTTCGTGCAGGCGCTGGGTGGCTCGGTCGCCCTGGTGGTGCCGCGCGCGGTGGTGCGGGACTTGTGGTCGGGCGCCAACGCCGCGCGGACCATGTCCCGGCTGATGCTGGTCATGGGCGTGGCGCCCATCCTCGCGCCGCTGCTGGGCGGGCTGGTGCTTCAGTCCCTGGGATGGCGGGCCATCTTCGTGGTGCTGGCGGTGGTGGGCGCGGTGGCGCTGGCGCTCGTGTTGAAGGCGCTGCCGGAGACGGCGCCGCCGCATGAGGCCTCGCAGACGATGCTCTCCCGGCTGGGCGCCTTGATGAAGGACCCGGACTTCGTGGGCCCCGCGCTGGCTGGAGGCTTCGCGCAGGCGGGCCTGTTCGCATACATCGCGGGCTCGCCGTTCGTGTTCATCTCCTTGTTTGGCGTTCCGGAGGAGCACTTCGGCTGGTTCTTCGGCATCAATGCGATGGGGTTGATTGCGGTGGCGCAGCTCAACCGCAAGCTGGTGACGCACCTGCCGCTGCACCGGCTGCTGCGTCTGGCGTTGAGTCTGTGTGTCATCGCGGCGGTGGCGGTGCTGGCGGTGGCGTGGACGGGCTTCATGGGGCTGTGGGGCATCGCTGTGTCGCTGTTCTTCTTCGTGTCGGCCATGGGGCTGGTGGGGCCGAACGCGGCGGCGATTGCGCTGGAGCGGCACGCGGCGCGCGCGGGCATGGCGTCGGCCGCGCTGGGCGCGCTCCAGTTCACGGCGGCGGCGGGGGCGTCGTGGGCGGTGAGCACGTTCAACAATGGCACCGCGATGCCCATGGCCGGTGTCATGGCCGCCATGGCGCTGCTCGCGTGGCTGGCCGCGTTCTTCGGGCTCCGGGCGCGCACGCGGGAGCAGCGGGCAGGGGAACTGGAAGGCGTGGCGTCAGGGCAGGGCGCGGCCTGA
- a CDS encoding TIGR02996 domain-containing protein — MDELTQQLLAAVVAQPEEDAPRLVYADHLQQQGDPRGEFIAVQVALAAEPASPPRRAEGPGLGVGAPARRAWRAELGLNPRQAGDFRRGFIEAVTRPEPEGSRLSSR, encoded by the coding sequence ATGGACGAGCTCACCCAGCAGCTCCTCGCCGCGGTGGTCGCCCAGCCCGAGGAGGACGCGCCCAGGTTGGTCTACGCCGACCACCTTCAACAGCAGGGCGACCCTCGGGGCGAGTTCATCGCCGTGCAGGTAGCCCTGGCCGCCGAGCCCGCGTCCCCGCCACGACGCGCTGAAGGCCCGGGCTTGGGCGTTGGAGCACCAGCACGCCGCGCGTGGCGCGCCGAGCTGGGACTCAATCCAAGGCAGGCCGGAGACTTCCGGCGAGGCTTTATCGAGGCCGTCACCCGGCCCGAGCCCGAGGGCTCACGGCTCTCATCTCGCTGA
- a CDS encoding transposase produces the protein MRRELVPDALRKRIAPLLLRRRHAPRRGRARCDDRAALRAIRFVLKTGIAWEDLQAEVFGVSGITCWRRLDACRGSSVIQVQHFDREPAGGGERTRPPSPMLLESRLSEMRAVSPRARAG, from the coding sequence ATGAGGCGTGAGCTGGTGCCTGATGCCCTCCGGAAACGGATAGCCCCACTGCTACTACGTCGTCGCCACGCCCCCAGGAGAGGGCGGGCCAGGTGCGATGACCGGGCGGCGCTGCGCGCCATCAGGTTCGTGCTCAAGACTGGCATCGCCTGGGAGGACCTGCAGGCCGAGGTTTTCGGCGTGAGTGGCATCACCTGCTGGCGTCGGCTGGACGCGTGCCGGGGTTCGAGTGTCATCCAGGTCCAGCACTTTGATCGCGAGCCAGCCGGTGGTGGTGAGCGCACGCGACCCCCATCGCCCATGTTGTTGGAGTCCAGGCTCAGCGAGATGAGAGCCGTGAGCCCTCGGGCTCGGGCCGGGTGA
- a CDS encoding alpha/beta fold hydrolase, translating to MTSTTRTVQGPAGSLAVTETGTGGLPVVFVHSNAGRREQWTAQQAHLKQRSVSFDLRGMGDSALDPQERYGAEDMAHDLHAVATAMDLERFVLVGHSFGGYVTAEYARRWPERLAGLVIVDAAGTMPPLAPEQLRGFHEGTRPESYRAFMDAWFTPPLQNAKPHTRESVMRWLHTTPREVVVGAMESMLTFNSDRVMERYKGPFHTLVVDAFIQPHAYHLLYPGTPHTVFSGVSHWLMMDEPARFNAALDAFLATLPPR from the coding sequence ATGACCTCCACCACCCGTACCGTCCAAGGCCCCGCGGGCTCACTCGCTGTCACCGAGACCGGGACCGGCGGACTCCCGGTCGTCTTCGTCCACAGCAACGCGGGCCGTCGTGAGCAGTGGACCGCGCAGCAGGCGCACCTGAAGCAGCGCTCCGTGTCGTTCGACCTGCGCGGCATGGGCGACTCGGCGCTCGACCCCCAGGAACGCTACGGCGCCGAGGACATGGCCCATGACCTCCACGCGGTGGCCACCGCCATGGACCTGGAGCGCTTCGTCCTGGTGGGCCACAGCTTCGGCGGCTACGTCACGGCGGAGTACGCCCGTCGCTGGCCGGAACGGCTCGCCGGGCTCGTCATCGTGGATGCCGCGGGGACGATGCCACCGCTTGCGCCCGAGCAACTCCGAGGCTTCCACGAGGGCACACGCCCCGAGTCCTACCGCGCCTTCATGGACGCATGGTTCACGCCGCCCCTCCAGAACGCGAAGCCCCACACACGCGAATCCGTGATGCGCTGGCTGCACACCACGCCGCGCGAGGTGGTCGTCGGCGCGATGGAGAGCATGCTCACGTTCAATTCGGACCGCGTCATGGAGCGTTACAAGGGCCCGTTCCATACGTTGGTCGTGGACGCCTTCATCCAGCCCCATGCCTACCACCTGCTGTACCCGGGCACGCCGCACACCGTGTTCTCAGGTGTCAGCCATTGGCTGATGATGGATGAACCCGCGCGCTTCAACGCCGCGCTGGATGCATTCCTCGCCACGCTGCCGCCGCGTTGA